The following coding sequences lie in one Phragmites australis chromosome 8, lpPhrAust1.1, whole genome shotgun sequence genomic window:
- the LOC133925910 gene encoding RING-H2 finger protein ATL39-like has translation MASSFVPTPTMSQSEKRPATKGTMIFSYTCVGLTSTTLFCVLFFYFYRYFRSRAPVTAASAGNNPEEHHVGADITKLSEFAYTQSSRRHGGGDGAQCSVCIGTVQAGEMVRRLPLCKHLYHVECIDMWLVSHATCPLCRSDVEPPVDGQAASTEQPQALPV, from the coding sequence ATGGCTTCTTCTTTCGTACCGACGCCGACTATGTCACAGTCGGAGAAGCGCCCAGCGACGAAAGGAACAATGATTTTCAGCTACACCTGCGTCGGCCTCACAAGCACCACGCTattctgcgtcctcttcttctacTTCTACCGCTACTTCCGCAGCCGAGCGCCGGTCACCGCCGCCAGTGCAGGAAACAATCCAGAAGAGCACCATGTTGGCGCGGACATCACCAAGCTGTCGGAGTTCGCGTACACCCAGTCGTCGAGgaggcacggcggcggcgacggggcGCAGTGCTCGGTGTGCATCGGCACGGTGCAGGCCGGCGAGATGGTGCGGCGGCTTCCCCTATGCAAGCACCTGTACCATGTGGAGTGCATCGACATGTGGCTGGTGTCACACGCGACGTGCCCGCTCTGTCGGTCGGACGTCGAGCCGCCGGTGGACGGGCAGGCCGCGTCGACGGAGCAGCCACAGGCGCTGCCGGTGTAG